AACTGTAATTACTGTACTATAAGAGGTTATTTGTTTTGAAAACAAGTTATGTTTGGATAAATTATGCTGAGATTAGTTATATTAGGATTACATATGTTGAGATTAGTTATCCCGGTATTATTTCTTATTGACTGTTTCATATGTTATATTAATCCTAGGATTgtcaattttactgctttatcctAGGATAACTTATCTTGGAATTACTATTCCATCATCTGACAGGTATAAGTTATCTCGGTACTACTTTTAATTATGGGATAAATCAAGAATTAATAACCAAACAAGAGATACGAAATTTTTATCCCAGAATTATTTTTGCCGATCCATCATACCAATTACCAAAGGACCCCTAAGTGATCTGGTTATATAAATACTTTTATCCAATTAGTACATAGAAGTTaaatacaaagaaaaacaaagaatagAAAAGGAAAGAACATTACCAGAATCATTGTGATGATCAGTAGGGTGAAATCTCTGATGGTTCTCCATACATTGCAAAAGAAACTTGAAAGTCTCAATCTCACAAGGGATAGTAAGTCCACCACTATGATCAAACCCAAATTCTTCCTCAACTTTTTCCAACAACACTTTAAATAAAGGGTCACTAAGATAACTTGTAGGAATTATAAATCTCCTAAGTTCTGGTCCAACATAAACTGCTAAATATCCTCTTGGTACACCATGAGGTGGTTCGGGACTCTGGCAATTATCCTCGTCcgagtctccccaatatatgcTGGAGCTCCGTAATCTCTTGCTTATAGATGGTGATATGCCTCCATAGGAATCATCTTTTCGATTCGAGGATTTTACACGATCGAGTTTTTGGTGGTTTTTCCCCTTAGGGCTAAGTGTGACATTTTGCCATTTATGTAACAATTGTTTAAGTCTCACAATTTGTCTAATTCCTGTCACTTTGGTTCCTCCTCCATGTTCATCCATTTTCTTTTGCTAATTTCCACAACAAGATTGATGATGAGAAAATACTCAGCTGAATTAATTGATAATTACAAGGGCTTTGATTTGCTCTCATAGAGAATTTGACTCATCAAATCTTGTTGCACTGCAATTTTTTCATTTATATAGGATTATAATACACGCACCATTATCAATTCTAATTCTAAATTTCATGGCAAGCAATAGCAAGAATTCTCACATGTAAAATGTAGctaaaaaggaaattaaaaagGACAAATTTACAAGAATTTATCTACATGAATTTGATGCCCTAAAACCCTCCGGGATCATTTGGTTTAAAATCAGGTTTAAAATTGGCCTGCTCATCTtgacctaaaatatcatatgatgCTATCCAGATTAACAAATCATTATTGCATATTTCTTTGTGATATACGCAATCATCGAAAGAAAGTGGAAAACAAATAAACAAGACGATCAGATTAGAGAAATTCATACAATAATATAAGCAAATAAAACATGCAGTGCATATAAAACACAGTCAAGCCAATGCTAAAAAtatggagtatatatatatatttatcacttattccaaacatttttttttaaatttttaaaaattataacgAAATTTCTGTTTTATTGCACATGAAGTTATAAAACATGCGAATCCATTAAAAAGGAATCATGTCCTATGGGTTGGTATGACGAAAGTCATTATACAAGAGAACGTCAAATATTTTCCTGAAAATATTTGCCCGATGAGTAgagaatatttttgaaaaaatatattaaaatttaataataatgTTAACAGCTGTGtgtgttttgaaaaaatatttgtgTACTAAAGATCATTAATAATAATGTCTAGGTGTTTAGATGGAATAAACAACTAAAAAGTTATAAGGAAAATGATTTCTACCCAAAAACGAGGaaaatctttttcttctttttgataaACATTTTACGGTAGCTACACactaaaaaatagatttttcaaggaaaacagtTTCCAGAAAAATAACTTTTGTCATTCATTCTAGAGGAAAGGAATAATAATCGAGACATACAATTGATTTCATATTTAGTTGGAGAATCAATTACCAGAATATGATGAGCTAGAGGaagcgaaaataataaaaaattatcatcTTATGACCATAGAAAATATGAGCTCCGAATGCCAGAATAAGTATGAGCTGCTAATCTAGTTAATCTTCTTGTTTAGATAACGAATTTTTGCCTTGGAAGAGAAGATACATATATAGATAAATATTTCAGAATTCACTAAATAGGATAATGATTCTGAATAAATAGGATACAAATTATATAACTTCCATGACATGAAATtagatctcttttttttttttgccttttataCGTATTCATTCTTTGTCGCAGTAAATTTCTCTCCCACCTATGGTTTTACTACGTTTTCgcttcttccttttcctttttatcCAGACATCCACCCGATTTACTCTAGTTCATGCATTAATGTCTTTTTGGAAATTATACACTATAAAAGCGAGTCAAAGTGGAATCTCTCGTATTAGCATATTTCCACAATAATTCTAGGTGAAATTATACATTGTTCAGTCAGTAAAAAATATTTACAGCAACTaaccaatatacatatatataatatgttaTACATATATCAAAGGCGTCTCAATAAAACCCATGACTTAAAGCCAAATTTTAATAAGGGGCcttaattttttctctttttttgtctGTAAAATATAGTATTAATATTACATTTTTTTTTGTCTATAAATGTAGTTAtcttataaaatataatattaatattcacATTGGTAAGAAAATTCAAGTTAATAAGATGTTAGCCACGTATTTACAATTCATTATCTTGGATCTTATTGTAAAAGACGTCATTTATCAATATGATGATTTGAGCGTcttaattcaaagttctaaaatatttctaTTGTTAAAAAATAGATAgtctttctttccatttttataaGGATTTTGTATTCTTTTTTCTATAAACTTCAATATTGTCTAAACGAAAATAAGATAGTAAATCcacaattaaaaatatttttggggccCCAAAATTTAGGAGGACTAAAGCAAAGGCTTTACTAGCCTCCCCTTGAGCCACCCCCGCATATATGTATATGCACATCGATTATTTTTAAGGTGGGCAACTATATAGTGTAAAAATTCCATAATTTTATGACTATTATTATTGGCAGTGGATAAAGAACAAAGAATGTCATACATAGTCATATAGATGATGACTAGAATATAAAaagtaataataaaataaatacaccAATAGCAAAAATTTATAGAAGAAATCAAGAACTAATTAAGCATGGAAAAAAATAGAGCATTAGAGATTGGAGTATGATTTatgtttaatttttgaaaattaaaaaataaattgaaaacaagAGAAATGCGCATATAATTAGGTATATTTCATGAGTAACCAAAGCAAAGGTGGAGTTACGAGGAACAGAGGGTACTTGTGGAAGCCACCACCAAATATTTAGATCTTTATTTTATTAATTGACAGGAAAATTAGATATATGATATttgagtttaagttatatataccgcaGTACAAATACTTAACTTAAGACctacaaatatattttttttaaaagaaattaaagaTGGACGCATAACATATGATATTCGTAGTGATGTCAAGATAGTTACGATTGGCATATTTCTTGAACCAGTTGAAATTACTATTCGGCAAGTGATATGCACATTACTTATTGCTAATATGATTAATTGTATATTCCTAAGCATATTTTTTTCTATCTCTAGATAATTGGTGTAGGGTTTGTAGGTATGTGAAGAGAGCTCAAGCCAGAAGAATATATATGTCCAATCCTGACTCAAAGACAGTAAAATTAGATTCATGAAATCAATGACTTAAAACAAATTAAGATACCAAGGGAAActattaaattaaactaaataaaCTCAAAATGTAACTAATCTTCGATGTACTATATTACTCAACTATTATATTACTATTCATCACCAAGATCACTCGATACGAGAGGGTAGTCGACATCCCAATGACAATCTTGAATGAACTTCTCTCAATATCCCTCGAGATGACAAAGAGAAACCTGACTGGAATATGGAACTTCACAAATCCTGGAGTTGTTAGCCATAATGAGATTCTTGAAATGTACCATAACAATGTCGACCCGAGCTTTAGCCGAAAGAATTTCACTCTTGAGGAGCAAGCAAAGGTCATTGTTGCTCCTAGGAGTAACAATGAGCTTGATACTTCAAAAGTGAGCAAGGAATTCCCTGAAATGAAATCCATCAAAGCGTCcctcattgtcacgacccaaatttcactaagggtcatgatggcgccagacaccgctgtcaggtaagccaaccataatacttaattaaattctcgttttaacaattttgaaaactatgattttccttcaattttactagtaaaagacaATCTTTACAATGTCAATAAAAGAATGTTTGGAAGTAAATACAAGATACccaataatcatcccagaacccggtgtcacaagtgcatgagcatttactaggaataaaataaaatacagtaattgtccggaatacaaagtggacagaaatgaaaatagagtacaatactctgaaggggactctgctggctgcgggtcgtctcgacaAATGCAGCTCActtaagtctccgtatcaaccatgccgctatgccactaagccactagccacacatgaacctgtgcaataaaatgcacagcaagtgtagtatgagtacgaaaacaacgtgtacccagcgagtatcccgtctaatctcgaagaagtagagacgagaggtcgacttcgatacttctagtggtccaatataatatatcatcaatacaaataatcatggatttattaaaaatgacagtaaattcaaataagtcacTAAACAGGTAAACGTTCCTTTTTGTATTAAAAGGTCTCAGAATTCATAGTATAttaattatcaatttatctcaagtcagggagagaaaatatcaatatctataaatctcaaggcaagcaatacaagcatgtgcaaatcatgccgatgtcgtacggcccgatccaacaatatttaactgtgcactgccagagggtcgaatgacgcgaaccatagatgcatctatttaatctaccgaggcattcggcccgttccacaatagataaacacattcaaatcatcaaatcaatAATTCATCAAGGAGTAAATATTCAGGAAAAGGAAAGTTTCTCTTTTAAAATTCAAGAAATGATAtctagccttttagaaatttatttacacgttcgatatgttttaagcatttttgagtttgtcaacaaggTTGCAAGTATTACAAGTAAGCATGTTTTTGGGCCCTAAACTAaacggacttaagcataatagtagctacgtacggactctcgtcacctcgtgcgtacgtagctcccacaaataggagcacataaccaattatttcacctatggggactattccctcttacaaggttagaaaggagactcacctctcTCCGAAGATctataaccggcattccacgcccttccgaagacccgcatcgatgctaaatgctccaaaatagccaataattatgaaaatccattaatatatgttcaattacttattataatccaatttataacaattcctaaccccgatcgcaaagttgacaaaattgccctcggacttgcccgaattccgaaatttttcgaagataaagtttacccataaactcacgaactcaaatatatgattttctctttaatttcatacccaaaatcgtggtcaaaatccaagaatacgaaTTTTCTAGATTTTCCTCAAACCctcaaatttctaccaatttacatgcAAATATtcatacataatcaatgtatttaactcaagataggtggggttagcttaccttgttgatgatgatgaaaaaccccacttgaagctctccaaatcGCCCACACCAactgaaaatgggagaaaaaagACCATCTCCCGAtttttaaaagaacacactgcctcaagcattttcgcacctgcggtgcacCAGTCGCACCTGTGGCTCCGCACCTCCGAAAATTCTATCGCGGGTGCGGTCTCAACCAACTCGCTCAAGTCCGTTTCTGCGGAGCTAGGgccacttctgcggtctcgcttctgcggaaggttcgtcgcacctgcgaccccagccAAGCCCAGccattttccgcttctgcgatacaagggccgcttctgcggctccgcacctactgCCCAAGtctcgcaggtgcagttacacaAGCAACTAGCAACTTCAACTCTTCCTCCAAGTTCcgattcgatccgttaaccacccggattccacctgaggcccccgggaccccgaccaatcataccaaccagtcccaaaacacattacggacttgctcgaggcctcaaatcatatcaaacaacgctaaaatcatgaatcgacctccaatccaagcttaataaactttagaatttcaaactttaaCATTCGATACCaagacctatcaaatcacatccgattgaactcgaattttgcacacaagtcatatttgacgttacagacctactccaacttctggaatcggattccaacaccgatatcaaaaagtacactcccggtcaaacttctcaataaaccttcaaatttctatctttagccaaatgacgcCAAAATGACCCATGGACCTCCGAATTtacttctgatcgcgctcccaataccagaatcaccatacggagctattcccagactcggactcccaaacggacattgataacgctaaaatgcacttcaacccaaacttatgaaattcttccgaaatgctaacttccaaaataggtgccgaaacgttcccgggtctttCGAAACCCggtccgaacatacgcccaagtctgaaatcatcatacgaacatactggaaccttcgaatctcaattctgaggtcgtttactaaaaaatccaatcttagttaattctttgaacttaaagcttccaaaatgagaattctctttccaaatcaactccgaattccccagaattcgattccgaccacacgtacaagtcataatatctgaagtgaagctgctcacgacctcaaactgttgaacgacatgctagagctcaaaacaaccggccggatcgttacattctctcccactaaacatacgttcgtcctccaACGTGTTGAGAAATGCGCTGGAGCTGTCCGAAATCATTGCTTAATACCTCgagcacctacccatgctaccacaactcagttgggcaccctagctcgatcaatctgaagatatcctttttcacttaagcaaataagccttagagcctaatttcaacatccagaattctctgccaggccggtttctaacatacgaacatcgtatcaatcaccgcacgatgtaccagaacatgaTTGCATACCCTTGCTGAATTCACACCCTGCACCGCTTTATTCAcagaaccacaataacattctctgagcataatagtcgaaattcctCGAATCTGATGCTctcattgcacctcatgacatacgtaggtcttgctctaactcttacaatactgccacgacggaagagatgtgtagaaattcataaccaactgctgaatcaacaaatcattggggCTATACTCATGACAAGAATCATTACCTccttctgaaccaaataatggtatttgctctttaatattcTTCATATAATTCGATGATCTTAGTTCTGATAATCccatctcacccagtacgaactgctcaggaaataagccatccagacatgaccaaaagtctcaaatgatgccacaatgtgccaataggatACCAATTccaacgcgatacaaaaggaaaacaaactctgaaaaggaaatccgattaccccgctcgcgaatcatacatgcgacgcggtcaacataattaaacaaacaccccgctcgcgaatcatacatgcgtcGCGGGCATACAACTAATATGAGTTTTCCTCAGAAAGATAGGAAACAAAGCACATAAAAATAGATATAGGAATctgtactcaatatcacactATTGCGGTACGCAACCCGATCTAAATAACATACCCGTGGCAGTGTGCCACCCGGTCCACACATAAAACTCTCATAAGAAGATACACACTGAGCTAAATTTCTCATCACAACACAATACCAAATATCgatcacaagcacgctaagtgcataataccatccctgaggagacatatagcgctataAGCTACAAAGCTCAAGCATagctgaggtgcgatatacgatctgaatttcaagagccatTTTGCTCATATAAGATATTCACCAAGACATCTCACAACTCATACCGCacaatatatcattacatgaaatagctgacgatgaaataacaccccgactactcttccataagaagcgcattgctgaaatgaacacatctggcctgatatagagcccatattcacatttaaatccatccacagacctcaagctgattctgatcgcactgatctaGCTAATAACCTTTCGAATGTCCATAATAACTtccctttttctcataacacacaagaacaaccatcataaccggagtaatcctccacagtccacaacccaataaactgaGTGTTctccaggcatcaattctcaatttaacgacatcaccacaatcttcatacttggtttaactcttcaatcaatccagtgactacatgccacacttatacaaccctcctatggggcacgctcccacaaccttcagTAACAGATACAGGTCTGTACATCCAAATCACCGGCCACATTAATGCTGAAAAGTGATCAAGAAtacttaaccaggatgcaaagcctttttcacaaaacaccgatcttaggtgacgctaaagacaataccaactcACTTTCAACATCCAAACTCCTTTCCTCcccatccgagctcatgacatccttgtcaacaccgaactgcaaccttgatcttCACTTCAAAtcccataccactcactgcacccaacatACCGATATACGATATAAAAcaattttcatcataactccagAACCGCCaatagattaacacttcatcatataacaacttttcacttaactcactccaggagaaccattgcaacacataggtgaattctcataaccgtagaatatgaaaatctctaagtagtggtctaagccaccatagccctttcGGGATTCGCCTACACATATCAGGCCATAACAatagaatacttctgaataaTATCAATTACGGCAGCCGACAAGCCTCACGTGTACcatcacaaatcacttgcataacttgatcacacTGAAGGAAttgatcactaccaccaatatgccaattcaactatggctaacaaATCTATCTTCGTCTAGTTTACCCTTGATGgcctttgaaataataataacaccATTTAACACATAGTACACTCCATCTGCACGCATCCCGAGTGACCCTGAAttacgagaccatgctgtctcaaatcccacgaaccactTCATACCTCCCTTGCATGCATATTTGCATCTTCAACTGAtgcacccattctgataatccctATATGAATCCGAAGTCTTTTTCCCCTTTTCCTCCcgatgctacactgcaagtcgaAAACTCATAGATCATTTTGGGCCTCTTATCATAATTTGCTACAAAAGCTGGATTCTTAACCaaactgtgggcttgaatccttAGGAACCACATTTTTAAATcctttgaattcactaggaccgttgttgagagccacccgctttgacttggtcccgaatataatcaactccatgaatcttctagcatatgaataccctctcgatgaAGCACCCGgccgaatcactttccttgaaacTCGCATCTACATAAGGCATAAATCCTAAGTCTTTCCAAAGCCCgaacatgagtcaataaggccaattatagcacacCTTTATCAAtttctttgctcaaattaccacttatgttcttttcccttAGCTGTAATACTTACCAATATACTGATAACCCGAAACCTCATGAGTAGATAACCATGCAActcaatcgtagacggtgggacTCTCCTACTTAGCTTAGAGCCACTTATTACACAACTCCAGAACCtaccaagattctttatctctcattgacataaccttgcgcaatcCACCGCCAAACTCCTTGAAATCCTTCCGTTAGCATTTTATGAACACTTTAAATCTC
Above is a window of Nicotiana tabacum cultivar K326 chromosome 8, ASM71507v2, whole genome shotgun sequence DNA encoding:
- the LOC107813206 gene encoding protein SMALL AUXIN UP-REGULATED RNA 9; the encoded protein is MDEHGGGTKVTGIRQIVRLKQLLHKWQNVTLSPKGKNHQKLDRVKSSNRKDDSYGGISPSISKRLRSSSIYWGDSDEDNCQSPEPPHGVPRGYLAVYVGPELRRFIIPTSYLSDPLFKVLLEKVEEEFGFDHSGGLTIPCEIETFKFLLQCMENHQRFHPTDHHNDSGLMA